In a genomic window of Punica granatum isolate Tunisia-2019 chromosome 6, ASM765513v2, whole genome shotgun sequence:
- the LOC116212317 gene encoding lysine-rich arabinogalactan protein 19-like gives MANFCFFALIALLSVHLALSADPPQISPSPAPEFAADSTTTISPSKPAPANAPHSPISSPPSPPPSDAAPVSSPSTSPSPPSQSPSKHSAPSPSPASPSDVNHSNVISDADTDSGGSSGGMSAGKKLGITVAVIVGAGLVVLGGLIYKRRQDNIRRSQYSYAARREIL, from the coding sequence ATGGCGAATTTCTGCTTCTTTGCTCTCATTGCTCTCCTCTCCGTGCACCTCGCGTTGTCCGCAGATCCGCCTCAGATCTCGCCCTCCCCTGCTCCCGAGTTCGCCGCCGACTCCACTACCACCATCTCCCCTTCAAAGCCCGCTCCTGCCAATGCGCCTCACAGCCCGATCTCATCCCCGCCGTCGCCGCCTCCCTCGGATGCGGCTCCCGTCTCTTCCCCGTCCACATCCCCCTCCCCTCCATCTCAATCTCCGTCCAAGCACTCTGCTCCTTCCCCATCGCCGGCCAGTCCAAGCGACGTTAACCACAGCAACGTGATCTCCGACGCGGACACCGACTCCGGCGGCTCTTCCGGCGGGATGAGCGCCGGCAAGAAGCTAGGTATCACCGTGGCGGTGATCGTCGGGGCCGGCCTCGTCGTGCTCGGCGGGTTGATCTACAAGAGGAGGCAGGACAACATCCGGCGGTCGCAGTACAGTTACGCGGCGAGGAGGGAGATCCTCTAG
- the LOC116211458 gene encoding probable E3 ubiquitin-protein ligase MARCH10 isoform X1, giving the protein MGAEEKPAENSKDHDPAAPCGESTALPAPAQEAESSNQIDEETPQVHQWRRQNLFLEIPSRTVGVSSQDSVTAVKAPITPSPTPRRVNFLLTPSSSEARASGSPGPSSSSSRGKSSIRGLLTKLSYKYRNSTPTDIEKGPEILPEASSTALRDKPSISRSLSLTKIFTPRMKRTSSLPVTPLAGSNPGSTRDESVSGSSNSDRKESQRKMSRSLSVPVNNKERSIRRMDSFFRVIPSTPCAKEGDTIIDISPTIDPETGADGEDIPEEEAVCRICLVELNEGGETLKMECSCKGELALAHQDCAVKWFSIKGNKTCDVCRQEVKNLPVTLLRIQSVQVRNRPNRVRQGDLARYRVWQEVPVLVIVSMLAYFCFLEQLLVGKMGTGAIAISLPFSCVLGLLSSMTASTMVKSRYIWVYASIQFALVVLFAHVFYSLVHLQAVLSVLFATFAGFGVAMSGSSILVEFLRWRRTWNSSSSSQPLISQLVTRPGQFPRTANAPPAGLPQSQPAEANSSETSSRS; this is encoded by the exons ATGGGAGCCGAAGAGAAGCCTGCAGAAAATAGTAAGGATCATGATCCTGCAGCTCCATGTGGAGAAAGTACTGCTCTTCCTGCACCCGCCCAGGAG GCTGAAAGCTCGAACCAAATAGATGAAGAGACCCCGCAAGTGCATCAATGGAGGCGGCAGAACCTCTTCCTCGAGATACCATCGCGGACAGTGGGAGTGTCTTCTCAGGATAGTGTCACTGCAGTAAAGGCACCGATAACTCCGAGCCCCACACCCAGGAGAGTGAATTTTCTCTTGACGCCGAGCTCCAGTGAAGCAAGAGCTAGCGGATCCCCAggcccctcctcctcctcatcgaGAGGCAAGTCGTCCATCAGAGGTCTTCTCACGAAGCTGAGCTACAAATACCGCAACTCGACTCCAACGGATATTGAGAAAGGTCCCGAGATACTCCCCGAGGCTTCTTCAACCGCTCTCAGGGACAAGCCTTCCATCTCTAGGTCACTGTCACTTACTAAGATATTCACTCCTCGAATGAAGAGAACATCTTCGCTGCCAGTAACTCCACTTGCTGGTTCCAATCCTGGATCTACACGCGATGAAAGTGTTAGTGGCAGCTCAAATTCTGAT AGGAAAGAATCCCAGAGGAAGATGTCTCGATCACTATCGGTCCCCGTCAACAACAAAGAAAGAAGCATCAGAAGGATGGATTCTTTCTTCCGCGTGATTCCTTCTACTCCTTGTGCGAAGGAAGGAGACACCATCATCGATATTTCACCAACCATTGATCCCG AAACCGGTGCTGATGGGGAGGACATACCCGAAGAAGAAGCTGTATGCAGGATTTGTCTCGTGGAATTGAACGAAGGGGGAGAGACGTTGAAGATGGAATGCAGCTGCAAAGGAGAACTTGCACTTGCTCACCAAGATTGCGCTGTGAAATGGTTCAGCATCAAAGGCAacaaaacatgtgatgtttgTAGACAAGAAGTCAAGAACCTGCCCGTGACTCTGCTTCGGATACAGAGTGTTCAGGTTAGGAACCGACCCAACAGAGTCCGGCAGGGAGATCTCGCCCGATACAG GGTATGGCAGGAAGTTCCCGTGCTCGTAATAGTCAGCATGCTTGCTTACTTTTGTTTCCTCGAGCAGCTCTTG GTCGGGAAAATGGGCACCGGTGCAATCGCAATATCCCTTCCATTTTCTTGTGTCCTTGGTCTCCTCTCATCAATGACCGCTTCCACAATGG TGAAGAGCAGATACATCTGGGTGTATGCTTCGATTCAGTTCGCTCTGGTGGTTTTATTTGCTCATGTATTCTATTCTTTG GTCCATCTACAAGCAGTGCTATCGGTCCTGTTTGCCACATTTGCCGGTTTCGGGGTCGCGATGAGTGGGAGTTCGATTTTGGTGGAGTTCCTGAGGTGGAGGAGGACATGGAACAGTTCCTCTTCCTCCCAGCCACTTATCTCTCAACTGGTCACCCGACCCGGTCAGTTCCCGCGAACTGCAAATGCGCCGCCAGCTGGCCTGCCTCAGAGCCAGCCGGCCGAGGCAAACAGTTCGGAAACTAGCAGCAGGAGCTGA
- the LOC116211458 gene encoding probable E3 ubiquitin-protein ligase MARCH10 isoform X2 codes for MGAEEKPAENSKDHDPAAPCGESTALPAPAQEAESSNQIDEETPQVHQWRRQNLFLEIPSRTVGVSSQDSVTAVKAPITPSPTPRRVNFLLTPSSSEARASGSPGPSSSSSRGKSSIRGLLTKLSYKYRNSTPTDIEKGPEILPEASSTALRDKPSISRSLSLTKIFTPRMKRTSSLPVTPLAGSNPGSTRDESVSGSSNSDRKESQRKMSRSLSVPVNNKERSIRRMDSFFRVIPSTPCAKEGDTIIDISPTIDPETGADGEDIPEEEAVCRICLVELNEGGETLKMECSCKGELALAHQDCAVKWFSIKGNKTCDVCRQEVKNLPVTLLRIQSVQVRNRPNRVRQGDLARYRVGKMGTGAIAISLPFSCVLGLLSSMTASTMVKSRYIWVYASIQFALVVLFAHVFYSLVHLQAVLSVLFATFAGFGVAMSGSSILVEFLRWRRTWNSSSSSQPLISQLVTRPGQFPRTANAPPAGLPQSQPAEANSSETSSRS; via the exons ATGGGAGCCGAAGAGAAGCCTGCAGAAAATAGTAAGGATCATGATCCTGCAGCTCCATGTGGAGAAAGTACTGCTCTTCCTGCACCCGCCCAGGAG GCTGAAAGCTCGAACCAAATAGATGAAGAGACCCCGCAAGTGCATCAATGGAGGCGGCAGAACCTCTTCCTCGAGATACCATCGCGGACAGTGGGAGTGTCTTCTCAGGATAGTGTCACTGCAGTAAAGGCACCGATAACTCCGAGCCCCACACCCAGGAGAGTGAATTTTCTCTTGACGCCGAGCTCCAGTGAAGCAAGAGCTAGCGGATCCCCAggcccctcctcctcctcatcgaGAGGCAAGTCGTCCATCAGAGGTCTTCTCACGAAGCTGAGCTACAAATACCGCAACTCGACTCCAACGGATATTGAGAAAGGTCCCGAGATACTCCCCGAGGCTTCTTCAACCGCTCTCAGGGACAAGCCTTCCATCTCTAGGTCACTGTCACTTACTAAGATATTCACTCCTCGAATGAAGAGAACATCTTCGCTGCCAGTAACTCCACTTGCTGGTTCCAATCCTGGATCTACACGCGATGAAAGTGTTAGTGGCAGCTCAAATTCTGAT AGGAAAGAATCCCAGAGGAAGATGTCTCGATCACTATCGGTCCCCGTCAACAACAAAGAAAGAAGCATCAGAAGGATGGATTCTTTCTTCCGCGTGATTCCTTCTACTCCTTGTGCGAAGGAAGGAGACACCATCATCGATATTTCACCAACCATTGATCCCG AAACCGGTGCTGATGGGGAGGACATACCCGAAGAAGAAGCTGTATGCAGGATTTGTCTCGTGGAATTGAACGAAGGGGGAGAGACGTTGAAGATGGAATGCAGCTGCAAAGGAGAACTTGCACTTGCTCACCAAGATTGCGCTGTGAAATGGTTCAGCATCAAAGGCAacaaaacatgtgatgtttgTAGACAAGAAGTCAAGAACCTGCCCGTGACTCTGCTTCGGATACAGAGTGTTCAGGTTAGGAACCGACCCAACAGAGTCCGGCAGGGAGATCTCGCCCGATACAG GGTCGGGAAAATGGGCACCGGTGCAATCGCAATATCCCTTCCATTTTCTTGTGTCCTTGGTCTCCTCTCATCAATGACCGCTTCCACAATGG TGAAGAGCAGATACATCTGGGTGTATGCTTCGATTCAGTTCGCTCTGGTGGTTTTATTTGCTCATGTATTCTATTCTTTG GTCCATCTACAAGCAGTGCTATCGGTCCTGTTTGCCACATTTGCCGGTTTCGGGGTCGCGATGAGTGGGAGTTCGATTTTGGTGGAGTTCCTGAGGTGGAGGAGGACATGGAACAGTTCCTCTTCCTCCCAGCCACTTATCTCTCAACTGGTCACCCGACCCGGTCAGTTCCCGCGAACTGCAAATGCGCCGCCAGCTGGCCTGCCTCAGAGCCAGCCGGCCGAGGCAAACAGTTCGGAAACTAGCAGCAGGAGCTGA